One region of Carya illinoinensis cultivar Pawnee chromosome 8, C.illinoinensisPawnee_v1, whole genome shotgun sequence genomic DNA includes:
- the LOC122319151 gene encoding putative UDP-rhamnose:rhamnosyltransferase 1: MAEPRKQLHIAIFPWLAFGHIIPFLELGKLIARRKGHRISFVSTARNIERLPNIPPNVAPLITLVKLPLPHVHNLPENAEATMDVPNNVIPYLKIAYDGLQEPLSMFLESSSPDWIIHDFAPYWLPPIAARLGISRAFFSVFNASFMCFFGPPKLLLSASLQTTDEPDSSTRTELEHFLVPPRWIPFPSKIVYRPYEAKKLFENTEVNASGVSDLFRFMTVCLGTEVFAIKTCIEVEAEWLNLFGELLHIPVVPVGLLPPSPQEGNDNKDSTWDAIAEWLDKQEKGSVVYVALGSEIRPSQEDFHELALGLEQSRLPFFWALRKSAGGESIELPEGLEERTKGRGIVWTGWAPQFKILGHESVGGFVTHCGWSSVTEAFQFGRVLIMLPFIGDQGLVARFLEERQAGVEIPRKEEDGSFTRDSVTQTLRLAMKDEEGQIYRDKAKEMTTIFGNKELQHRYVDKFVELLENHRQIITKG, from the coding sequence ATGGCCGAGCCCAGGAAGCAGCTTCATATAGCCATATTCCCATGGTTAGCTTTTGGTCACATAATCCCATTTTTGGAGCTCGGCAAGCTCATTGCCCGGCGAAAGGGCCATCGTATTTCCTTCGTATCAACAGCTAGAAACATTGAACGCCTCCCCAACATCCCTCCAAATGTTGCACCTTTGATAACTTTGGTGAAGCTTCCCTTACCCCATGTCCACAACCTGCCGGAAAATGCAGAGGCGACCATGGACGTACCGAACAACGTAATTCCATATCTTAAGATCGCTTACGATGGTCTCCAAGAACCTTTGTCTATGTTTTTGGAAAGTTCGAGCCCTGATTGGATCATTCATGACTTTGCCCCTTACTGGTTACCACCAATTGCAGCTAGACTTGGTATCTCGCGGGCTTTCTTCAGTGTTTTCAACGCATCATTCATGTGTTTCTTTGGCCCCCCGAAGTTGCTGTTGTCGGCGTCGTTGCAAACAACAGACGAGCCCGACTCCAGCACACGAACAGAACTCGAACATTTCCTTGTCCCTCCCAGATGGATCCCCTTTCCATCCAAAATAGTGTATCGGCCTTATGAGGCGAAAAAGCTCTTCGAAAACACTGAAGTGAATGCCTCCGGTGTTTCGGACTTGTTTCGTTTCATGACGGTGTGCTTAGGCACCGAAGTCTTCGCTATTAAAACATGCATAGAAGTCGAAGCCGAGTGGTTGAATCTCTTCGGAGAGCTTCTCCATATACCCGTAGTTCCAGTCGGCTTATTGCCACCCTCGCCACAAGAAGGCAATGACAATAAAGATAGCACTTGGGACGCAATTGCTGAGTGGCTAGACAAGCAAGAGAAAGGGTCAGTGGTTTATGTAGCACTCGGAAGTGAAATCCGACCGAGTCAAGAAGACTTCCATGAGTTGGCTCTGGGACTAGAGCAATCGAGGCTGCCATTCTTTTGGGCTTTAAGAAAGTCAGCGGGTGGGGAATCGATTGAGCTACCGGAAGGGTTGGAGGAGCGAACCAAAGGTCGTGGGATTGTTTGGACAGGTTGGGCACCTCAGTTCAAGATATTAGGTCATGAGTCAGTTGGGGGTTTCGTGACTCACTGTGGTTGGAGTTCAGTAACAGAGGCATTTCAGTTTGGACGTGTACTTATCATGCTTCCTTTCATTGGGGACCAAGGATTAGTCGCTAGGTTCTTGGAAGAGAGGCAGGCAGGAGTTGAGATTCCCAGGAAGGAGGAAGATGGGTCATTTACGAGGGACTCAGTGACACAAACTTTGAGGTTGGCAATGAAGGATGAAGAGGGTCAGATATACAGAGACAAAGCCAAGGAAATGACCACCATATTTGGGAATAAGGAGCTCCAGCACCGATACGTCGACAAATTTGTTGAATTGCTTGAGAACCACAGGCAGATCATTACCAAGGGCTAG